The Apium graveolens cultivar Ventura chromosome 10, ASM990537v1, whole genome shotgun sequence nucleotide sequence ttaacaccgagtcctcggcagcggcgccaaaaccTTGTTCGCACTAAAACACACACGAAAATACATGCAAGCATACGTGATcataagtagtataagatataaatcaagatcgttCCCACaaggactggtttaggttaattttagagcacttatgcaacaatgtatggatatcgttcaatgctaagacaataagaaattgaattttgataaattaataaattatactatcaaacattaactaagagaattaaaagtgatttacttatatgaaaataaacatgggattctaacttcattaaatacttcattcaaagtaaTGTTCTTTAACCCTAACATGTGATGGTGttgacaactaatcagataacacgaaattagtatacgctaactttcgttatacgtataccctactatcaaacatccacaattaagatagaagttgaatagacaccaattatgcttagtccctatatgtctataaagattaaaaacataatggtttaagaacaagttatctttcgtgattacatagggtgaataagatggttaaaattacccacaaattatgcatgtcaattcatacataaacctatgctaggatggcaagttctaaacctctatattcacagtcgctttaatagagattaacaaacaatcttagatgttagctacgcatcaaagacgaataagcacaaccaaactaggaaatcataaatcaccacacactaaagattataaaataattaactattgaaatccataaaaaattcagttagaaccccatgacaacgattagttcacAATCGAACttatcgtcaccatgggttccaataaaaacatcataataaacaaaataaaaatactagggttcaaagacaaatcgaaaacaagcatcaaagtatcaactatattaaagaatataaaagtcttcttctccgtagtcgtcttgtgctctctaggtcttctcaATGTTCTCCCTTTTCTCCTCattataaaaatgaattataattGATATATATAAACTTCTGGATGACCTAGGCTCGTAAACTCTCAAAATTCAACACAAATCAGGATTCTGGCCCAGAGAAGCTGCGCGGGCGCGCCACCATCCCACGTGGGCGCGCGATAGATCTACCTCACAAGCGCGGTCGCCCCGCTTCCTACACGGGCGTGCCACACTTCTGATCCTTGACTTCATTTTCTTATTTTTGCTGTAAGTTGAGTTCCATTcgtcagaatttgatgattcaacAGTCCACGTGAAGCTATCGAGATTTTCTTCAACTTGAGATTGGTCTGGACTTTAGAATCTGacctcttttcagcatatttcattgaaaagctcctttcttcatccAACTAATACATGTAATGCAAAAACACAAAAGCACATCAAACATATCTGATACTTCAGTCCAAAATACCAATTTAAGCCTGAAGTGAAgagttccaagtagatataaaatccacttatcaacgTTACATACAAGGAACGAAGGGAACTGTATGTGCACCTAGAGGGAGCAATATGGCCCTTTATTTAGGTTTTTTCTTGGCATTAGCGCTTCGTAGGGACAAGTACAAGAGTAATAGCACCTTGAGTATACCAAGGTGCACTTTTAACTTAGTTTTTTTTATCTCATTTCTTCCATGCTGCTCCTACTAGGTCAAGACCACTTCTAGTACTTAGTTTTTAAGTCATACTGTAATATCCGTAATATTAAGTGATAATAATaatgatgataataataataataataataataataattttattagttTCAAGTCAGAGTTGGTTAATAAAAGAAAAAGTAATGAGTGGTTTGATTAATGATATGATACCTAAGTAGAATAGAATTGTCAGCTCTATATATATTGCACACATTAAGTACCATATGATTTGTGTATTTGTATAtattctgatctcggtatgaaatatcctaacccctcgttgcttcagccttacttatttttaaaattgtatttttattataaattgcaaattatttatttctgatctctttgttTTATGaactgtattccaaatccgtattGGGCGTTTGcctcatgccgtattctttttctggtaGGTGCTTAGGGGAATCTaggactgtgtgatggagagctaccccaTTTATCAATTATGATTTCGGACTTTATCATTatctagacttaattatttaattagagatttctacatttatattattggttaAGATAGTtcggagatttaatattattttagagATTTTACATtgtttaattattgtttagaaatatattagtgctctgtttgcaggtttatggattATAGGTAATATCTCCTTCTATTTAAAGAAGGGGGCGTTATAGAGATGGCATCAGATCTTAGGTTTTTTCTTGTAGAAAACCTACTTAGGTGGACCTGTGagtttgggtagacgataggatgggTTTTCTATTTAATTATGTTTCATTCAGCTCCTTATCATTTTATTATGCTTCATAATTTTAAAATCTGTTTGTAACTGCTTCAATATATTTGTCCTCATAATCTTCATCTGTTTGCTCTCTTATATTGTAGATGTCTCCTAGACGTGATCCTTTTCACATTGACCCTGCTGAGCTTACTACGATGATAGGGCAAGCAGTGGCTCAGGTTGTACAACAGGCTTTGGCaaaccaaggaaatcagaatggcgagGGAAATCAGAATGGACAAGGAAATCAAAAAGGCAATGAGAATCAGAATCAGAATGCTCAGGACTATCAATGGGATCCGTTTGTTGGTTGGAGAGGTTTGTGAAGTAGAAACCAGACTCTTTTAGTTCAACACCAACTCCTATTGATGCTGGAAATTGGATTGTTCATCTCCAGAAGATTTTTGATGCATTAGGTTGtgatgagattcagaaggtcAAGTTAGTTATATATAAGTTGGAGGGGGATGCTCAGAGGTGGTGGAGAGGAGTGAAAGCTACTAGAGGGGAGCAGTATACAGAGGCTTTTGAATGGCAGGGATTCAAGGAGATCTTCTATGAGCAGTACTTCTCTAATGATGATAGGGAGGCTTATTTGAGGGAGTTTCATTCTATTGTGCATCACCATGATGAGAGCATTACTGATTATATGGCGAGGTTTATAAGGTTGGCTGGATTTGCGGGGACAGTTGCAGGGACTGCTGCACAGCAGGCTGATAAATTTAAATGGGGGTTGAAGTCTTATCTGAGGGGAtccataatttcttttaaatttgataatgtggaagAGGTGGTTGATGCAACAAAGGATATTGAGAGGGAGCGCATAGATTTGAGGACTTCCAGGTCTAACAGTGGTGGTAAGAGGACTAGGGATGATCAGGGTTTTGCACAGGGTAAACAATGGTATAGAGGTCAGAGTGGTCAACAGGGACAGTGGTGCAGACAGATTCAGAATAGGGGTGGTCAGTCATTTCATGGCCGGAATCAGTATGTTGGTCAGAATCAGAATCAATAGTTTTAACGACAGAAGCAGCCTAGGAAATGGCAGAATCGTCAACAGGGGCGGAGCCGTTACTCAATGTATGGGGGAAACCCCAATATGATTCCAGTGGCTCCTTGTGCTACATGTGGTCGTCATCATCCAGGTAGAGCTTGTTACAGACAGACTGGGGCCTGTTTCTTGTGTGGTAGCATGTCCCATAGGATAAAAGGATTGTATAGTGTCACGCAACACTGGTAGAGGAGGAGTTGGTGGTGGTAGTAGCAATGGAAGTCAGCAGAATCCTTTAGCCAGAGTGTTTGCATTGACTGCACATCAGGCAGTAGTTAATTCAGGTACCATTTCAGGAACATTTCTTGTTGGTAGACGTGAtgcttatgtgttatttgatactgGTTCGACCCATTCTGTTGTGTCTTTATCATTTGTTCATCATCTTGGTGTTGTACCTTGTTTATTATGTCCTCATATATCTATTGCTACCCCAATGGGGAATTCTGTTATTATATATGATGTATATCAAGAGTGTCCGATAGTTGTTGGAGAGAGAAATTATAAGGTTAACATGCTTCCAATGGAGATGCATGACTTTGATATTATCTTGGGCATGGATCGGTTGAGTGAACATCGTGCCACAATAGATTGTCAAGGAAAAGGGTGATTTTTGGGGATTCAGATAAATCAGAATTTGTATACCAAGGGTCTCAGCTGAAGGAGGAGGTTAAAATAATTTCTGCTCTAAAAGAGAATAAATTATTTTCTAAGGGTTATGATGGCTACCTTGCTTTCGTGAAGGATACATCGAAGGATAAACCTCACATCGAAGATTATCCAGTTGTGAAAGATTATacagatgtgtttcccgatgagctACCAGGTTTGCCACCACATAGAGAGGTGGAGGTCACTATTGAACTTATTCCAGGTGCTGAGCCAATTTCCAAGGCACCTTACCGAATGGCATCACTTGAGTTGCAAAAATTGAAGGAGTTGTTGTAAGAGTTGTTGGATAGGGGATTTATCAGGCTAAGTGTGTCTCTGTGGGGCGCTCCTATGCTATTtatgaagaagaaggatggttccaTGAGATTGTGAATTGACTacagggagttgaataaggtgactaTAAGAAACATGTactattagatatatttgataatgtcataactaatatgatttatgtttagtttttagatcttacttaaacaggacaaatcagtacttaactgaaatcagcacttatagtgaagtcagaacttaagttatcagtacttaaggttcaggacatatttatcagaagataatatcaggacttaaaggaaacgttcatataaggaaggcggctgattgaaaggaagagaagatcaagacaaacgtaagaagagatatgcatgaagaagtaattctataaagaatagaatacttagaagaaaagatatctgattgatatattttaggaagcagaattatattccatatcaattagcgattatcttgtaactgtatagtatataaacacagacatagggtttacactataagtgttatcattatcgagaatattattcattgtaaccctagcagctctcgtgatatttgttcatcactgagaaaggacagttccatactgtaacagagtttattgctttgaataaagtttgttttctgttacttgtgttattagaattcgatttgattgtgctatacactgtattcacccccctctacagtgtgtgtgacctaacaagtggtatcagagcctatctgttaacacacaaacagtttaagatccaaaaacaatcatgtctgaaatagaaactccaaccaaacccaccaaaactgaagaaccaccaaagacacaaatccatagtcgatatgagattattagagttcccatattgaaaccgtctaaatatcccatatggaaggtgaggatgactatgtttctggaagttacagatccagaatatcttgacagaatcaagaaaggacctcacaatccaacaaagttcgctgttgcagttacaggtgaatcagcaaagtctgtaccaaaggagaagagtgattacactgctgaagatatcgcttcaattgctaaggatgcgaaggtacgacacttactgcatagtgccattgataatgtaatgtcaaatagagtaattaactgcaagactacaaaagagatatgggatgccttggaaacaagatgtcaggtaactgattcgatcaagaagaacaggaagacaatactcactcaagagtatgaacactttgactcaaagccaaatgagtcattgactgatttatatgacagatttgtcaagctcttgaatgatttgtcactgatTGATAAGGAGTataatcttgaagattcaaaccttaaattcctgttagctcttcctgaaagctgggatttgaaggaaacaactataagagacaactataatcttgatgaaatgactcttgatgaaatttatgggatgctcaagactcatgaacttgagatggaacaaagaagcaataggaaaggaggaaagtcaaggatagttgctcttaaggctgaagaagaatctcccaaggcagctacatcaaggaaaggcaagggtaaagctctcttcacaaagtctgatactgagtcatcaagttctgatagtgatgatgactcagaaactgaaagcttgcctgagacggatgctgatgaagtgatgatgaagctgtgtgctctaatggtgaaaggaatcacgaagattgcatacaggaagttcaggaagggaaagaagttttccaggagaggtgcaagttctgataagaagaatttcagataatctgaaggcaaaggaggaaagtctgacagaggagattatacaaatgtcaaatgctacaactgtggtgaaaaaggtcacatatctcctgattgcaagaaagtgaagagtgacaaaggcaaggctcttgtcacaaagaagaaaaactagacagacacctcagattctgaaagtgaggagaactatgccttgatggcaaatgctgatatggcaaatgctgaaagcagtacagaagctgctgagttaaaggtacctcaaactacttatgcctttcatactgatgatattaatgagttgagaagatatcttaaaaccatgttcattagctatagagatcaaactttaacatgtgaaagattaacttctgaaaatcttgcttgtaaaaagaggaataattatttagaaaaagagttagtcatgttccatcaaactcagaaagatagagatgatgctttctatgttagggatgaagtacttaaaatgaatgaatctctaaaagctgagttagaaaaggaaagagagattatcaggacttggactaactctggcagaacaactcagaatttgttaagtagtgaaaactggaaagagggcttaggttatggagaggataagaatgataaaggaactgtagatattacgcctatagttgttaaacaaaagccaaagttaaaacctattaagtttgtagctgtaaagtctgatactgagaaatcagaagttaaaaaggaattaacttctgacaaactaaaacaggaaaagacaactgaagtaaacgtaggcttaatgacaaagaagcagcttaagcataagctgaaagatgttaagaatgcaaacaaggtaaaatcacctaggaaaaataggaatggaaaggaaggtgtgaataaaagaaatgattataagttttttcctgatgctcctagaaaaacgtgtcataactgtggaagttctaaccatctggcttctttttgcaggatgaataagaacataaactccttaccttcaaagtcaggagttaagagttagtctgttagatataaggCACAAAacccttgttttcattgtggtagtttatggcattccatttatacttgtaaggaatatcatagtctatactatgattattatcaaataaaaccttctttaaagaaagttagcattgttccttctagtataagttctgattcaaagtctgatagtgtaaattctgataagaaaaatgttaacataaactctgatgctaaatctgctgtaaatgttaacaaacttaataaggccaaaggatccaagcaagtctgggtccttaaaactaatcattagtggtctttgcgattgcaggacaacaggaaaaacatcctagttttggacagtggatgttcaggacatatgactgggaATATagcctgctatcagactttgtggaaaagGCTGGCCcgagtgtttcttatggagatggcaacattggaaaaacgttgggaatgtcatcattaaagaagtagctctagtctcaggacttaaacacaatctgctgagtgttagtcaaatctgtgacagaggttatcatgtggatttctttgaagaacactgtgaagttgtaagtaaatctacaggaaaagttgttctgaaaagatacaggcgtggtaacatttatgaagccaagctttcaataagtactgatggttccatagtctgtctgattagtagagcatcaattgaagaaagctggaactggcacaagaaactctctcatttaaatttcaacaatataaaagaattagtcaagaaagatcttgtgagaggactgccaaagtcagtatttgctcctaatggcctttgtgattcttttcagaaggctaaacaaaggaaatcttcatttaagagcaagactgaacaattcttgagccttatcacctactacatgttgatctatttggtcctgtaaatgtcatgtctattgcaaagaataaatatgctatggtcatagtggatgagttcaccagatacacatgggtgtatttcttgcacacaaaaagtgaaactgcatctatcttgattgatcataccaggcaactggataaattggtcaaagattatgtgaagattataagaagtgataatggcactgagttcaagaatttgataatggaagagttctgcaaaaaccatggaatcaagcaggaatgttctgctcctggaactccacagcaaaatggagttgttgaaagaaagaatagaactcttattgaagctgcacgaactatgcttgatgaagcaaagcttccaacctatttctgggctgaagctgtgcagactgcttgttttactcaaaatgcaacactcattaacaagcatggaaagacaccatatgagatggtgaagaaaaagaagccaaatctgaaatattttcatgtatttggatgcaactgttttgttcttaagactcacctgAACAGCTAtcgaaatttgatctaaaagctgatgaaggaatctttgttggatatccaccttccacaaaagccttcaaagtctttaacttgagaacaagggtggtcatggaatctatcaatgtctcctttgatgataagaaatttactggacttgaagatttcaatgatcatgatcatctgagatttgaaaatgaagacttaaattctgatactgaaaatcctgacagtctaaatcctgatacagcaaactctgatggattaagctctgatgttattgaaactgtggtgactacgccaaaggaagatgcacctgtgcagggggagcatactgaagatgcacccacatctcaagaagcatcagaacatacaattggctcttcaagttctaattcatcaagttctgataagccaagttctgataattctgaaaattcaaatactgaagtatccaactcagagagcatagtataacgactcgtgtatttttattttatttctaatatttggaagtgtaataaaagtttaagtaaataaataaaagatgtgtattgattttagcagcggttattgattgttatttaattaattataatttgttgatatgtgggattggaattataTGATTTATTGATGagttatgtgattttattttaCTTGTAAAGGTGactttattgtaattttaattccataaatatttgggttgtttttaaaattggttttctaattttataatttcaataattatttttaggactttataaaattgagaaattaatattttgttaattattcattttaaatgattttctgagtgtgttaaatgctaaaatccatatttaattatgggaatctttaaaaattatgaaatttatattttattaagttcatattattcggagaattttaaaactattttgggaattttcgggaatcgtttcatgcgcgcgtcgtttcgttatttattaaaaagcgggtatgCAGCGCAACCcagaattattttaaaaatttcggAATTTATGTTTCCATAACTTCGagatatttatattattttccCTTTTATTTTGgcaattttttgaaattattttaagggTGGCTTGGTTCGCTAAATTCAGTTTTTGGGGCAAAATTTCAGTTCCCGGGTATATCTGGGATacgtgtcaaaatcttataaaagaaattgacacgtatccaATTAACAGATACGTGTCAGCAGTTGGCTTTGGGGAGATTAAAACATCATCTCTTTATTGTCTCTCTCCCTGTTGCTCTCTTCTCTCTCTCGTTTCTTggttcctttttcattttcttcttccTTCGCTTGCTTCCACCTCCTCTCGGTAATTACTATGCTGCCTATTTTCTTGTATTCCATCGCTGTCTCTTCCTTTCTCTGGCCGCTGTTGCCGCCGGTTTTCCGGTTGGTGGCGGCGGTAGGCGATTGTGTGTGATTGTGTGTGattgtgtgtgtattgtgtgtgttgtgtgtgttgtgtgtgttgtgtgtgttgttTGCGGTGTGTGCGCGCGAGCTGCGGCACGTGTGTACTGTGGTCGTGTTGGTCATGTGCTGTGCTGTTTCCCTGTGTTGTATTCTGTTGGGCTCGATTGTGTTGGATTCTGTTGGGCCTattattgggcctggcagttgGGTTTAGTAGTGGGCTCTAATTATGGGCTTAATTATTGTGCAGTTGGTTTAATATGAATTAATTTGTGTTATTGCAGGGATTTTTGTTGACTgattatatgaaataaaataccgtgcagtaaaaataattttaaaaaaatcggtgaaatttttggttggaatccgaattatcgggtaccccagaaattttgtcgccgtaccgcgatgactcgctACGAGCGGACgatggacggtgatgacgatgttctgtgtaataaccccaaaattttgaactttttgtaacccttatgaatagtgttttagttgaatgagaaaacttttcatgccacactatgtaggggttctgttatggatattctgagattttattagtactctatatggtatataagtgtatgtaaagatcgtcagaatccaattccaaacactttgatttttcccggaaatccactagatacggaaagaattgagtataaggtaacaggataaaaaggatttaaattaaaggattataatagaggatcataaaaaggaatataatgtattgagaaaggttaagggaacctaagtaataagatcccgggtatgatccctcaaacgataaacgaaaacggaagttaagcgaatcgtataacatatcagcggtcattaggcaaacaattagaagctaatcaaagagattagtggggatgatgtcatccaaccaatagaaagaggacaaaggagggatgatgacatcacaaagtgatgcaagcatgacataagaaggaaggaaatgtggtggaatgttaaccacacaaaaccaaggttaaattggtaattaacctaaaataaaaaaaatctaattcaatcaaccaagccaaacatttcatttcatcaaaacaaaaaacacaaaacctcttatttcttcattgctctcggcttttgccattttcaagagaaagaaatttcaaaactcaagatcaaggcttcctaaattggtaagataattccctagtcatccttatgcatagttatggctatcttatgagtttaagccttcaattctttctcaatcttcttcaagaaatcaatgaagaagacaatgaatagttatttcaaagtttttaacttgattttttcttgttttcctttaagatccaagcatccctaagacttctcaaggcttcttaaggcttcctagctactcccaccgcttcaaggaaggtatatcatctccaaaccctagattcctttgtataataagatgattttgattgttatggtgatatagtagcttaatgcttgtggtttagagtttgggttggagtggtagtgaaatggaatggtgaatcttgttattttggttaaaagaacttaagtatagttaaattcaagcttaagcataagtataaatattaatattgaatttattggggatgttatgatgtgataaggatggactttggttgtatgaatggatttgggttgtttggtgatcaattggagtgatataaaattgggtaatcacgtaaacatagccgtcgtaatgtccgatttactttaggctgtttttattcttaacattaggacccgagaactcactgttaggttttgaccattgccatgtgtaacacccccaaatccggggtcggggatccgggttgtcacgagttccattcccttaataacacccaatcttaataattactcaactactctgtactgtgaccccacaataaacacactcaccacaagttatagtctcagagatgaatatccaaaaataatcacaagtcatttgattccacaattatctgccaatacaccttaaaaggttttctgaataaatttacattttctttgccattattacaattcataaatatacataaatctggtacatcaaaagttgaaagcctagcctattggtagctcctaccttagctacggcggcatcaacgcttctagaaaactgcggaacgtctcctaatcgcttgcgaatcgggagcttggtcctgttcatcttttctatctgttgttgtgtgatgaaagaagaaagcaagggtgagcagcaagcccaccaaaataatatgtataatgattaatagtatatgagccttctcatagtactcatgaaagtcttggtcaaaagaaatggaccaagttgatatcttaatgcgatgaagtcgcaaaatattcagtgtatatatatatacatatatacttttcaaaatattggaagtcctcttccatgcataatatacacaaagtcccagtgtataactgtataaaaaaatatcattgcaaggtgatctcatatatctaaccttgtcttaacgtttttctgaaaatctttgtcattcataagacaattattaattagatataagtttaaaagatgaagttacaagataccccaatatacttatatctttcccaaatactacttgaactaccaccgttcaagttataatcagtttcaaaagttcatcacactgatgagactacaagataagacttgaatagattcaatctttgaaatattttgaaggaaatgaagttatgatatacttcattaagtcctgatatatatatacacctatatatatacatacgtttcctgaaaacctctgtcatgtaaagtatgaacataattacaatatccaataaatttggaaaggaaagaattttggcataaacctgatatcttgctgatcaggcaaagataccaataagtaaccttttctactagtagatggacgaattccccactggtcatcaccctggtcgcaataggaccttatgctggactgccactcagccatttatgcacttgatggactcccactgagccacttacactatcatggatgcccactgagcccatgttgcttatgccgactcaatagatggacttacttcccgaacgttgggtaagtaatcaattcatttaccaaaactgcaaccttgttgccaatataaaatacaccacagagccggatccctcaggttttgagcgagtatttaaatccccttaaaaaggaagatcttaaatataaaaatgagttttgggatccgctctaacttttaaaaatcattttgaagactcgaaaacactttaaagagtgtttggagtaaaactgatttaatgaagtaaatcagtccccagtatatttagaaaatgtctgaatattattatttaaataatattcccataaagaataatctttataaaaataattgaagtagaaggattaaaacttatacttgaaacgagtattaaataaccaaagatatacttat carries:
- the LOC141690600 gene encoding uncharacterized protein LOC141690600, with product MAESSTGAEPLLNVWGKPQYDSSGSLCYMWSSSSRGGVGGGSSNGSQQNPLARVFALTAHQAVVNSGTISGTFLVGRRDAYVLFDTGSTHSVVSLSFVHHLGVVPCLLCPHISIATPMGNSVIIYDVYQECPIVVGERNYKDTSKDKPHIEDYPVVKDYTDVFPDELPGLPPHREVEVTIELIPGAEPISKAPYRMASLELQKLKELL